The DNA window AGGTCTACGACTCCATGCTGGCTCTACCGCGGGATCTGCAGGCGGCCCGCGCCCTCACCGTCGTCTCCATCCTGGTGGGCGTCATCGGCATCCTGCTGGCCTTCTTCGTCGGGAAGTGGTCCACCGTGGTGAGAGACGAGATCTCGCAGGCCAAACTGGCCATCGTGAGCGGCGTCCTGCTGGTCGCGGCCGGGGTCCTCTGCCTGGTCCCTGTGTGCTGGTCGACCCACACCATCATCCGGAATTTCTACAACCCGCTGTTAAGCAACGCTCAGCGGAGGGAGCTGGGCCCGTGTCTCTACATAGGCTGGGGGGCCGCCACTCTTCATATCTTTGGGGGGACTCTTCTCTGTAGCTCATGTCCGCCCCACGATGAAACACGGTATAATATTGGTGAGCCCCCATTCAATTCCTACTTTCCTGGGAGGGACGCCCACAGATACAGGTGAAGCGACATTATATGAGCAATTAGCACCTCTGTTTAATTGTAGAACAAAGTATATAGCATTACATTTCCTTGTGatgtgaaaaaaagagagagagagagagagacagaagcgcctcctggtcactggcaaCCCTGGAGAGGCGCTGCAATAGTTTAAATGTTAAATCTAACGATAGCTGAAATCATGTTGTTATGTGATGTGACACTGTGCAGAATCTGAGAACATTTCATTGTTAAGACTGAATTATATTCActtgtataatttttttgttgcaGCATTTTTCAAAGTGGTCATGCATTTCAAATGTGTTTGATTATGCAGTTGTATGTCattgttggatggatggatggatttttgtcATGCAAATTCAACTATTAACATTTCTTATCGTGCTGCTGATATTTTTCCAAGCTTCTACAATCAGCCTCCCTGTATTTTGCAATCTTGCATTATTTCAATAAAAGGTCTTGCCTGTTACCCTGTCGCCCCGTGTCTGTTGCGCAATTATCAGCGCTGCGGCTGGTCTGGGGTCAGTCGTAGACAGTCCCCTGTCCAGCTCAGCATTACCCTATTAATGGTGATTATATTTCACAGGGGGTGGTGTGGGTTAAACATTTCCATGGGTGAGGAATGATTAAATTGGGCTTCAGACCGGAATTTGCCACTTGAACGAATTACACAGAACAATTTGGAAGGGAGGTATATTTTCAAAGGGGATGGTTTTTGTAATTTCTTTCCCGCGGGGGTGGAGTCCACGTGCACGCCATTACAGCTCGAGCTGCGAATATAACCCCGTGGATAAAATATCTTCATCTGGTGTAACATTCACTGCACCATTTAGCTGCCCATGAAAAGGCCTTTACTCCAAGGAACAAACGTACACCAGCACAAACGGAAGCGCTGAGGTGTGCGGTCCTACTGTCCGATGTCCACATAGGGCTCCATTACCTGCACAAACCAGTCATTCCACCTGGTAGGGTTTCACTGACCTCCTTTGAACACAATACTGACAATGTGCTATTATCTATATTTATTGCTACCATTTAGTTACTATTACTGGGTTAGGCACCTTACAGAAGACTACTAATGACACCGGATAGAgtccagaaacagaaaacatttAATTTGCAGGAATTGTTACTATGTTGTCTGGTCTCTGGTTTCTTTAGTAAAGTGAGTGTTGGAGGTTTAACCCGAATACCAGTGACATGGCAGTTTGAGATCTGGTCCAATGTGTGGCCTCTGAAACTTTCTCACGGGTCTTTGGGTCGGTCCATCACAGTGAAAGACTCATATGGTAtaaaaacaggggggggggtgaggcaaAAATCGAggctgaaaaaaaatcaccttgAAAAATTATCTTTATGCAAAGACCTTCTCATGCTGGTGCAGAAGAATCCGGCAGAGCAGGTATTCTTTGGCTCTGCTTTTTGTTTGCCGTGGCACCTGAACGCCTCCCCCTTTCAGAGGCATAAAAGCTCAGTTTCCGTAGCTGGGGTAGGACCGGCACTACAGGGAAAGACGAGAAACGCCAAGGGAGGTACAGCCAGGAGCGAGCTGCTGGTATCCACCATGCAGTCCACTGGGATGCAGATTCTGGGAATCAGCCTGGCCATACTGGGCTGGGTGGGAGTGATCATCACCTGCGCCCTGCCCATGTGGAAGGTGTCGGCCTTCACCGGCGTCAACATCGTGACGGCCCACATCATCTGGGAGGGCATCTGGATGAGCTGCGTGGTGCAGAACAGTGGCCAGACCGAGTGCAAGGCCTACGACTCTATGCTGGCCCTGAGCTCTGACTTGCAGGCGGCACGGGCCCTCATCTGCATCGCCATGGTGACGGGCACCGCCGGACTCATCCTGACCGCTGTTGGGGGCAAGTGCACCAACATTGTTGCTGGGTCATCGCTGAAGGGAAAGGCGTCGAAGCTGGCCAGCCTGGTCCTCATCGCCACAGGCCTCCTCTGCCTGGTCCCCGTCTCCTGGacggccagctccatcacaaaGGACTTTTACAATCCCATGCTGACGGACGCTCAGCGTAGGGAACTGGGGGCCTCGCTCTACATCGGATGGGGAGCCTCCATCCTCTTCATCCTGGGAGGGGTGCTGCTTTCCAACCCCTGTGCTCTGAAAAATGAGGAGAGTCTCTCTGGGAAGTACCTCATCGTGAGGTCATCCAGCGGGACCAGCAGGGTGGTCTCGGTGCGCAGCAGGTCTGTCTCCCAAAAGTCTTCCATCCCGATGAAGACCTACTTATGACGGAGAAGGGTGGATCAGGAGGGACTGCCGCTGGTTTTAGGGAGGTCTGTCTTTTTAACTGCCCTAAACCAGCATCCTCAGGTACAAACAAGTCACTTTGTATGCTCATGTACCTGTGGAAAGCCACACTTACGCTTGTGGGTGTTTGTTTCACCTATGCGctgaaaaatatattaaatatatttttatttaatacagGAAAGTCCATTTGTTAGCATGGCTTGCTTTTcgtttcagtgtttgttttgtttttttttgcaataaaaacTTGATAATAAATCTTAAGGTGACTTGTTTATGATTGATGGCACTGCAAGCTATCAGCGAACCTTGTGGCTCTTTTTCAGACAAAATAGTATTTAAATATTGAAAGAATATGTAGCACACCTTTCAAGAAACTCCTCTACGTGTCTGGTGCCTCATTACATTCCCTGAAACGTTCTTAATATTGCACTTTGAGCCATTTAATCagcttattaggttcttgctttgtttgcaGTCGTTGTGTTGCTCCCGCTCTGATCCTGCTCACACCTGTACCTGAGCATtgactggaagctcagcctaggcacttatgcctagttgactccttaCCTGCATGAATGTCTGTAATGAGCTATTTGCCTCACCTtaatgttgctttggacaaaagcgttgGCTAAATATggaatatgcaaaaaaaaaaattatgtgtcAACAAAATGCTATGTGTGATCCGTgtccagggaatacaacaaAACTTTTTGAAGTACTAGTTCCTGGAGTACTCAAGGGCTCCACCTGCTGTCGAAGAGATGAaacaatgttttctttttccattGTTTGAGTCACTGAGGCGTTTCTCTACCAATATGAGGATTTTGCTGAAGACTTCTTTTGGCTGGAGTTGGTTTATTATCTATTGTCCCAGCTGCAGTTTATGATTTTGTGGTTAAATGCTTAGAAATTAGAAGCCAAACATCAACATTAATCCACTTTctataactgcttgtcctattctggGTGGCAGGGGGCCTAGAGTGTAtgaacacaaggcagggaacagcccagggtGGCGGGTCAACAcattgcagggcacagacacaagcagcactcacacaccaacaggcaatctggtaactccaattcacagCACCTttttgggctggggggggggggggggggggggggggaacccagaggaaaccccacaacgatacggggagaacatgcaaactccacacacatggaaccctggtggagactcaaatccaggtcccagaggtatgaagCGACAGTGCTACCCACCGCCTCCCCCTGCCGCCTCACATGTTAACATATGGGCTACATATGGGGGCAGTTTGAGGCTCCATGGGTTCGGCTGCAGTCCCTGTAGTTGAAATTCCGTGGTTCAGGTCCCATGGCCAACTGGGTGATTTCAGCATTGGGCCCTCAAGCGAGGCCCCTAAATCTTACTGCCCCAGGGCCTGGTTGGACCTCTGTTCTCAACTGTATGTTGCCAGGGTTAATAATCAAAATTTAACAAGCGGAAGacacaaaacaacaaaggaCACTGAATTACATAATTAAGACTGTGTGATCTTTCATGAGTAACAATATAAACAGTCGGCAAGCAAACTGTACAGCTGCaacttgtgttttattttgtgttgtactgccaccttgtggtataaaatattttttcaccAAATATAAATTAATTCTGTTTTTAAGTGCTGAATGTACATTTGCAAAACATGCGAAAGAAGCCTGACATTCTTTGTTACTtgccatttattttctttagtgTCTAAGGAAGGCAGCCATGGCACTGCAGACCTTGGGTATCACCTTGTCCATGGTTGGTTTGGCTGGCACCATCCTCATCTGCGCCCTGCCCATGTGGCGCGTGACGGCCTTCATCGGGACCAACATAGTGGTGGCACAGGTCTTCTGGGAGGGCCTGTGGATGAACTGTGTGTATGAAAGCACGGGACAGATGCAGTGCAAGATCTACGATGCTCTGCTGGACCTGTCGGCTGACCTGCAGGCGGCTCGAGGCCTGGTGGTCATCGCCATTGTGCTGGCCTGCCTCGGCTTCCTCACCTTCCTGGTGGGGGCGCAGTGCACCAACTGCCTTGGAAACCCCAGGGCCAAAGCTCGGGTGGTGCTGGCCTCCGGGGTCACTTTCATCCTCTCAGGGCTCACCACCATCATCCCGGTGTCCTGGACTGCGAACAGAATCATCCAGGACTTCCACAATCCCATGGTACCAGAGGCGCTGAAGAAGGAGCTGGGGGCGGCGCTCTATGTGGGCTGGGTCACCGCGGGCTTCCTGCTCTCCGGCGGAGCGGTTCTCTGCACCACCTGTCCTCCTGAGAAGTCGAACCACTCCATCCGCTACATGctggcaaacacacacagcagcatcCAGCCCAGCTACGCCGTGAAGAACTACGTGTGAGATTCACTTGCCGTGAGCGCACTGCAAACCAAACACCACGCATCCACCAAAAGACACTTAACTGAGACTTTCAAAGTTGTTTCAGATGGTTTCTGTAGTTCAGTTAATCCGctgtatgtggaaaaaaaatgctatGTAATTAAAATTGAAGATCCAAGATTGACAGTATCTGAAAATCAATTTCTACTTAACATATATAATAATGTATAAACAAATTGTACCTTATGTTTGTCGTGTCAAAGTTTATTTTTGGATTAAGAAATGTTTAGATACTGCTGCGTGCctttttaatgtttatgcagGTTTTTACAAGAATAAATGCATTTCATAAATATCATGCTCTGTAAATCCATTTCCTGTATCCACttctcctattcagggtcgttaGGGGTCTGGAGGTTAGGGGTGCAAAGCAAaaaacaacccaagatggggcgcCAAGCCACTGAAGAGGCAATCTGGCacctccaattaacctcagcgtggctgttacacctacaggaacttttatgacatcccattctaaatccacaggcatcagtatggagtcggtcccccctttgcagctgtaacagctgccactcacCTGGGAAgcctttccacaagattttgaagcatgtctgttggaatttttgcccattcatccaaaagagcatttgtgaggtcaggcactgatgttggatgtgaaggcctggctcgcaatctccattctagttcatcccaaaggtgcttGATTAGGctgaggtcaggactctgtccagtccagtcaagttcttccacaccaaactcacccaaccatgtgcactggggcacagttaTGCTGGAACAGAGGGGCCTTCCCAAAACTGtttccacaaagttggaagcatataattgtccaaaatgtcttagtATGCTGAAGCATGAGTTCCCTAGTccagcccctgaaaaacaaccacaaaccattatccctcctccagcAATCTTCACAGTTGGCATAATGCAGGCAGACAGGTaaagttctcctggcatccgccaaacccagactgccagacagagacgcgtgattcgtcactccacagaacacctttccactgctccagagtccagtggcagtgtgctttacaccactctgcagttactgagtcaacaaggcattggtgacttttacacactacgCATCTCAGCACTTGTGaaccccactctgttacttCACGTGGTCTGTCACTTCATGGTTgaatttctgttgttcctaaatgcttccaaaaagaaatttcacaaactgacttattgcagaGGTGGCATCTTATGACAGCACCACGCTcaaattcactgagctcttcagaatgacacattctttcacagatgtttgtaaacctgactgcatggctaggtgcttaattttatacacctgtggcaatgggtctgaatgatgAAGTGATGAAGAGGTGATGAAGAGGTGagtcccaatatttttgtccatatacagccatggaaacAATTATGAGAAACcattctatatttttaaacacatcTGCATGTTTAAATCCTGATTAAAtcctgctggcagaaggctatgctgagcagGAGGTCAGGTTCaatatttctaagacagcagcacgCTGTATTCGCCTCTCAGCCGCACTTTTCCTCCGATTGAtctaaccacacacacacacacacacacacacacacacacacacacacatatatagctGTCAGGCATCATCGTCTTATCGTTCTGTACCACTCGTGGTAAACGCTGAAGGGGGCGCCTGAGTTCCATCTGGGGGGGCCCAGGACCACCGGAGCCAACCCGTGCCGCCGCGGTAGGCACTGACTGTTTCTGCGTGCTTATGTCTTCAAAGTGCCAACAGCACTGTTACTTTGCTAATTAATTTATGGTGTAGAATATCGAAAACATATGACCAAAACATCCGCCCATAATTAAACGCTTGACGTAAACGAGGATCTCCACAGACAACAAACGCGTTTGCAGCAGCAGAGAGTGACGCAGCGTGGAGGCTGACAGGCATGAAAAGACTTGCTTTCCATCTGGGCACAGAAAGACTTTTGTTTCCGCCTTCCTCTGTGTGGAAAAAACTGGAGAAGGATTGTTATGCAAGTCTGCCAGGAGTCTCCACCCGGGGAGGAATGCAGCCGCGCCAGTTGCTTGCTCTTCCCCGGCTTCAGACTCCCGGCGCAGCATGGAGAAGGTCGAGCTGGCCGCCTTCGGGCTCGGCGTCGCCGGCTGCTTCTTCGCTGTGGCTACCCGCTGCCTTCCCGTGTGGCAAGTGAGTGGCGAACTGGGCAACGTGACGGGGGCGCTGCCGGTGTACTGGGATGGGGTGTGGATGGACTGGGAGCATCACAGCTTGGGCGAACTGCGCTGCGCCTTTTACCAGTCTCTGCTGCCACTGGGGAAGCACTTTCGCTCTTGGCAGGCGCTGATCACCTCCTCCATCAGCTTCGGCATCGTCTCTGTCGCCATCTACGGCATCGGGCGGCTGAGGTTCCCCCAGTGGGTCCAGGTGAAGCCGGTGTCGGGGGCGGTCTTCCTCCTGTCGGCGGTCCTGCTTCTCATTCCGATGTCATGGACCACGCACGAGTCAGCGCAGACGCTGGGGAGCCTGCCGTCCCTCCGGAGGAAGGTGGGAGAAGCCATCTACGTCGGCTGGACGGCCACTGTCCTCTTTATTATCGGGGGGTGCTTCCTGTGCACCAGGTGCCCCAAAAGAAAACGACAGGAGGTTGTGGACTTACCTGATACCGGGGATCCCTTCTTAACTATCAACAGTGCCTCGTTCCGACCAGGACAACTACCGTGCGCTTAAAGACAGGTGAATTACTCTTACAGAgatcagatttaataataataacctggGGACTCTGTATATGTCTTAAGGAGTTTGATGAACTCCTAACATTACAGCCACTGACGAATTATTACGGGTTTGTATTTACCAATGGTACTCGTTGTTCACAACAGAAGTTGCCTGTGTTTACTGACCAGGGATGCTTATTGAATTTCtgcaataaaatgtaaatgatgtgAATAGACATGTTAATAATTATGTATTTTCAATGcatttttccacttttttcccccactaATTTACACACGTGGacaatgtatatttatatttataaaaaatattgtATATTGTTGATGTGACCCTGTTTAAGACGGATAGATTGATGGATCTTGAATTGTTTCACACGGTTGCCTTCCATTCAAAAAGAAGTTTGCCATTTTGTTTCAAGAAAATAAACCAGGTTTACATACCTATCTACGCCATGATTTTCCATAACCTGTTACCCAATGCAGGAGCAAGGGGCTTTGGAAATGCAAAGTCTGCACTCAGCGTGATAGTGACACGTCGAAGATTGTTGACTTAATGTCTATGCCGACCAATTGACGGTCGGCATAGACATTAAACTGATAACTTGGCTTTAAATGGATTTTGTAGGCATCTTGCTTTGATGGAGCAGATATCATGTTGCCTAAATAGATGGACATCCAGAGATGGGTCCTGCTGTTGTACACTAAGGAAGGGTAATTATCCTGAACGGTATGGTTTTGGTTCAACTCTGTGGTTCATTACTCAGAACTCAGAACATTTTATGTGAACATACCAGCATTGGTTGTGGTTCAGTGGAAACAATGACAAGGACATCAGTCCTTGGAGGAAACGCAATAAGAGCCttatggtgacatcactctgccaggcaagggatttgaacctacgaCCATCCGGTCACTGACATAGAGGCCTAACCAGCAGAGcctcacacacacccccaaaacTGGGCTTTGGGCACTGCATCCGGATGTTAGGCAGCACCCCTGTTGGTGGAATCAGAAGAGGGC is part of the Paramormyrops kingsleyae isolate MSU_618 chromosome 17, PKINGS_0.4, whole genome shotgun sequence genome and encodes:
- the LOC111847130 gene encoding claudin-4-like, yielding MVSMGRQVLGLALGIFGCFGTIAACALPMWKVTAFVGANIVVAQVIWEGIWMTCVVQSTGQMQCKVYDSMLALPRDLQAARALTVVSILVGVIGILLAFFVGKWSTVVRDEISQAKLAIVSGVLLVAAGVLCLVPVCWSTHTIIRNFYNPLLSNAQRRELGPELLVSTMQSTGMQILGISLAILGWVGVIITCALPMWKVSAFTGVNIVTAHIIWEGIWMSCVVQNSGQTECKAYDSMLALSSDLQAARALICIAMVTGTAGLILTAVGGKCTNIVAGSSLKGKASKLASLVLIATGLLCLVPVSWTASSITKDFYNPMLTDAQRRELGASLYIGWGASILFILGGVLLSNPCALKNEESLSGKYLIVRSSSGTSRVVSVRSRSVSQKSSIPMKTYL
- the LOC111847134 gene encoding claudin-4-like; the encoded protein is MALQTLGITLSMVGLAGTILICALPMWRVTAFIGTNIVVAQVFWEGLWMNCVYESTGQMQCKIYDALLDLSADLQAARGLVVIAIVLACLGFLTFLVGAQCTNCLGNPRAKARVVLASGVTFILSGLTTIIPVSWTANRIIQDFHNPMVPEALKKELGAALYVGWVTAGFLLSGGAVLCTTCPPEKSNHSIRYMLANTHSSIQPSYAVKNYV
- the LOC111847136 gene encoding claudin-3-like, whose product is MEKVELAAFGLGVAGCFFAVATRCLPVWQALITSSISFGIVSVAIYGIGRLRFPQWVQVKPVSGAVFLLSAVLLLIPMSWTTHESAQTLGSLPSLRRKVGEAIYVGWTATVLFIIGGCFLCTRCPKRKRQEVVDLPDTGDPFLTINSASFRPGQLPCA